TTGTCCATCGGCTATCAGGGCGGCTGTAATAATGCCCATTACTTTTTGCGCATCATTACCACCATGGCCAATGCTGAAAGCGGCAGATGACACCAGCTGCAACCGTTTAAACCACTGGTTGCTGCGGGCAGCATTCAATGTACTCAGGAAGAAGGTGAACACTGCCATGACCAGCAAAATAAACGCCAGCAATAACCACTTAAAGTTGGAGCCATGAAAAATCACTTTCACAATGTAGCTGTCGAAGTGCGTCTTCAGCTTATCGGGGTTGGTTTCGATGTTGAAATACAAAAACAGCATCACCAAACCAATCACAATAAGTGAAATGATTTTGGGGGCAGGCCCTTTGCGAAACGAGTTGATAAACCACAACGAAATGATAAAGGCAACCAGCATGCCCACCAAAGGAGCCAACACAATGAAGCTGGCAATTTCCATCACCTTTTCACTGTTGACAGAATTGAAACCGGCATGGGCAATGGCCGCACCAGCAAAGCCACCAATGAGGGTATGTGATGAAGAAGAAGGAATACCAAACCACCAGGTAAAGAGGTTCCAGGCAATGGCTGCAATAAGGCCGCTGAAAATAACCGGCAGGGTAATGAATTCTTCGTGTACCGTTTTGGCAATGGTATTGGCTACGCCGTGGTCTTTGAAAATAAAGAAGGCTACAAAGTTGAACACCGCAGCCCACACCACCGCCT
The Phnomibacter ginsenosidimutans genome window above contains:
- a CDS encoding inorganic phosphate transporter; the protein is MTFLIVIIALALIFDYINGFHDAANSIATIVSTKVLTPFQAVVWAAVFNFVAFFIFKDHGVANTIAKTVHEEFITLPVIFSGLIAAIAWNLFTWWFGIPSSSSHTLIGGFAGAAIAHAGFNSVNSEKVMEIASFIVLAPLVGMLVAFIISLWFINSFRKGPAPKIISLIVIGLVMLFLYFNIETNPDKLKTHFDSYIVKVIFHGSNFKWLLLAFILLVMAVFTFFLSTLNAARSNQWFKRLQLVSSAAFSIGHGGNDAQKVMGIITAALIADGQISDFHDMPVWVPLACYAAIGIGTMSGGWKIVKTMGTRITKVTPFEGVAAETAGAITLFVTEALKIPVSTTHTITGSIIGVGATKRLSAVRWGVTLNLLWAWILTIPVSAALAAGVYYLVSHYYAS